The genomic stretch TCAAATCACCAGACGCGATGGAATGGCGAGAGGTCTAACCGGAGCGGAGAGAGCGCTCATGTCTGGCGGCGGAGTCGCTTCCGGAGCTTGCGGAGCTTGTGCTTGTTCATCTTGCGCTTGCGCTTCTTCTTCACGCTGTCCGCCCACACCTTCGCCGCctctccgcctccctcctccacggCGGGGGCGTCCCCGATCGGATCTAGGCACGGGTGTATCTGGAGGCCCGGGTGGAAGGAGAGGATGGCGTCGCGGAGACTCGCGGGTGGCGTTCCGGCCGGCGTCGAGGCCGGGAGTGGAGGGGGAGCCGGGGTCGGGGTGGGGCTCTGCTGGAGCTGCGGCGGTAGGTGGGAGAGGAGAGAGTTAAAGGGGAGCGGGGGCGGGtcgcggaggcggagcagcagccggcggagcggcgcggcggcggcggccatcggaGACGTGCGAGAAAAGAGGGGAGGGTTTCGTCGTAGGGAATGGAGGCTGGGTGGGCTGACGCTTGCGTTGTGTTGTTCTGCGTGGTTCCTTGGGCTGGGTCGGGGGACTGGAGCGGGTGGGCTTATTGTGCGTCCTAGGTTTCGGCCCAGCTTGCTGTCGTTCGATTTTAAATTTTCCAATTTAAATTCCGTTCAATTTTTTTCTGGCAACggtgaattttctttttcttttttgtggcGAGAGACAAGTGTGACATTTCAGGTGTATTTGAATAACCTTGATTTTTTATTGAAGCTAGGTGAGAAATATGAGCAATATTCGTATAGTAGCGAAGTCAATTAGCATATTGTGCATCATCCATACATAGCATCATAATATAGGGGGGAAATGCAAAAATACCACATGTCACTTTGGTTTTGATATTCCATCTCACAACACATTTTCTTGAAAAGGACCACCCTAGGGGAGGATCTAGAGCGCGGACTGGGGTGCTGCAGCCCAGGTCCAGTCCAACTCATGTAGTGCCTACTACCACTATGCAAATTCCAAAGCTATGTGCGTCGTGTACTTGATTCTTCAAATTTCTCTGGTCCTAACCACGCCTAACTTGATTTTACTTAAATATAAAAACACTCTATTGCTCTAAGCTTTCGAGTTACTCCCTTTATCCCaacccaaattataagttgttttgatttttaggttcataggtgtttgcatgcatctaaatatagtgtatgtctagatgcatgcAAACacctatgaacttagaaaagctaaaatagcttataatttgaaacggagggagtagaaggcTGGCCCATGATCAGAAGGATGCCTTGATACCTAATTGGATTGGATGAGATCAATCACATCAGGAGATAGTAAAGTGGTCATGAAAATGCATGCGTATTGCCCATACATACACGTGCTAGACAAGAAGTTATGCATAATATGAAGAATGCAACTATTGAAATTCAGTTGCGCGGAGAATTGTATGTGGTTTTGAATTGACCGCAACAATATTATCTAATACTGTACATGGATACAGCTAGTGATTGTCGATCCCTTGCACTCAGATAATTTCTTAAGGATATCCGGTGTTAACAGCATAGGAAAATAGTAGGCCAAAGTACAATGTTCacccaaaaaaagaagaagaagacaacACAAAAGCAAAATAACACGAAAgtccttggctccttgcagctctCTTGCTTCTCCTACAACCAAGAAGATTTTTCGTCACTGAACAGTTCGATCTCCAGTCCGGGATACCGGTGTTCTATGTGATCAACTGCTCATAGAGCCATATATAGTCACACCGCTTTCGGACcaaccatgaaaaaaagaaaagaaaaagaggaacGGCATCATCTCAGACAACCCTAACACACAACCGCTCTTTTGCATTTCAAGTACTGCTCATAGAGTTATAGTCACAGCTTTCGGACCAACtgcgaaaaaaagaaaagaaaaggaggaacaGCATCATCTCAGAGAATCCTAATGCATTTCAATGGGCTAGTCTTGAGCGCTGTGACCATATATATTCTTAACAGCCAATCGAAAAGTTTTCCTAGTAAACCTAAAACCATTTTTGCGCAACTTTTTCCATCGCCTGGCATTCTTGTTTATTTAACTCTCTTGATGCTGGCATATGTTGCTTGGTCCCCAAAGGGCGTGTGGATTTTACTTCTGTAACCTGTTTCTATGGGCAAGTAATTGATTATTGGGAATATAAGTCTCGGTATGATTGGATTCGATAATGTTCACTAACAATGCACAACCATCTGAGATCTGCATAATCCAATACATACAAGGGCACATAGAGAAAAAACTGAAAGATTGCAGTAAAATCTGAAAATAATAACACTGTATGAGATGACACTTGTCATGATTTGTGTGCTATGAAAACAAATAATGATGGTTAGAAGTATAATAATATACAAGACATCATGCATTGCATATGATCTGTCTGTGGAGAGATTTTCGTGTGTGGGTCGAGGGCATGCAGAAACAGCACAGCATCGGTTCCTCTACCATTACCATTATTGTAGGAAATATGGATTGTCCCTCAATTTCTAGCTATGATAACTAACTGAGCTATGACATAGATGGCCCACGTACGTAAGCTGCTTTGCGAAGCTCAGTCACTAATATTTTTTCTTCAAATTAAAGCTATCAACCTTTCGTAGTTGATTGCCCAACTAGTAGATGTTAAAATAAAGACTGGATTGCTGATGGGTTAGTTTCACGGCATTTGGAGTTGAAGCTAGCTAGCAAGATCTAGAGAAGCCTACTTGATGGGAGCGAGCCCTCAGCATTACAAATGGTCCTGTGGTTGCTCGTCTGCTTGATTTCACTCGAAGGACGTCACTGTAAAACATCTGCACAATCCAGTATGTAGTTAGGTAAAAGTTAGTGAAAGGGTAAGGACTTTTGATAGCATGCATTCCGAATACATGGTTTTTGTAAGAATAAAGTGGAT from Setaria italica strain Yugu1 chromosome II, Setaria_italica_v2.0, whole genome shotgun sequence encodes the following:
- the LOC101778713 gene encoding uncharacterized protein LOC101778713; the protein is MAAAAAPLRRLLLRLRDPPPLPFNSLLSHLPPQLQQSPTPTPAPPPLPASTPAGTPPASLRDAILSFHPGLQIHPCLDPIGDAPAVEEGGGEAAKVWADSVKKKRKRKMNKHKLRKLRKRLRRQT